In one window of Pseudodesulfovibrio sediminis DNA:
- a CDS encoding transketolase family protein yields MRSQFRDTIMDLATTDSSIALLFGDVSVYLFREFQELYPDRFYNVGICENTIISMAAGMASQGLTPFAHTIAPFITERCLEQIKLDLAYNKFPANIVTCGASFDYAWDGATHHCLTDLAILRLLPGMEVVQPGSRAELDILLRESYNSGNPTYYRLSDRPHEVETDVAFGKGCVVRDSGAKTTVVTAGPILGNVVEACKNLSVNILYFPTIKPFDYELLDKYKDTEIIVVHDAYGLHEAVNVMPGLNTRYHGLKDAFCACYGTLEDIRETLDLGVESMRAVIAKTVNN; encoded by the coding sequence ATGCGTAGTCAATTCAGAGACACCATCATGGACCTGGCCACAACGGACTCGTCCATCGCACTACTGTTCGGCGACGTGAGCGTCTACCTGTTCAGGGAATTCCAGGAACTCTACCCGGACCGTTTCTACAATGTCGGTATTTGTGAGAATACCATCATCAGCATGGCTGCCGGCATGGCATCCCAAGGCTTGACGCCTTTCGCGCATACCATCGCCCCATTCATAACAGAGCGGTGCCTTGAGCAGATCAAACTTGATCTGGCCTACAACAAATTCCCGGCCAATATCGTCACATGCGGAGCCAGCTTCGACTATGCCTGGGACGGCGCCACGCACCACTGCCTGACAGACCTCGCCATTCTGCGTCTGCTGCCCGGCATGGAAGTGGTCCAGCCCGGCTCACGGGCAGAACTCGATATTCTGCTCAGAGAGAGCTACAACAGCGGCAACCCCACATACTACCGTCTGTCAGATCGTCCCCACGAGGTGGAGACCGACGTGGCGTTCGGCAAGGGGTGTGTTGTCCGCGACTCCGGCGCAAAGACAACCGTTGTCACTGCTGGCCCCATCCTCGGAAACGTGGTCGAGGCCTGCAAGAACCTGTCGGTCAATATCCTCTACTTCCCGACCATCAAGCCCTTTGATTATGAATTGCTTGATAAATACAAAGACACCGAAATCATCGTTGTTCATGATGCATATGGACTGCACGAAGCGGTGAATGTCATGCCCGGTCTCAACACACGTTACCATGGTCTCAAAGATGCTTTCTGCGCCTGTTATGGCACCTTGGAAGATATCCGCGAGACTCTCGACCTCGGCGTGGAATCCATGCGTGCAGTCATTGCCAAGACTGTAAACAACTAA
- the mltA gene encoding murein transglycosylase A, whose amino-acid sequence MVRYFCFLLLCIVFFSLQGCGPEPVKPLPVDDKPGFVALDEGDAESLARSLSTRLQGLGSWTDLAPGLEKNLRYLRTRPQDAVCVSKPGLALTWGQVTQSVEELLGMLGELQANPRLVAERFQWLKVSPGTLLTGYYEPWLEASLSPDEGFKYPLYEKPDDLKQVNLGAFHPRWKGQTLVYKEGKDGIEPYYDRRAIDGSRVLEGKGKEIAWAKDPVDVFFLQIQGSGRLDLQDGTYKHILYAGKNGHRYVSLGKLLIERGYIPKEEMSMQRIRTFLEANPDIARELLFENPSYVFFKLADDGPYGSIGSILIPRVSVAVDRSMIPLGSVSVLKTALMNYETGETDPFLSLVLAQDTGGAIQGTRMDLFCGTGVQAETLAGHLQEDSEVFMLVSKKALETTVSQLK is encoded by the coding sequence TGGTTCGTTATTTCTGTTTTTTGTTGCTGTGTATTGTCTTTTTTTCTCTCCAAGGGTGTGGACCGGAACCGGTCAAGCCGCTTCCCGTTGATGACAAGCCCGGTTTTGTCGCGCTGGATGAAGGTGATGCCGAATCATTGGCCAGGTCGCTTTCCACGCGTTTGCAGGGATTGGGGTCATGGACTGATCTGGCGCCGGGATTGGAGAAGAATCTCCGGTATCTCCGTACCCGACCTCAGGATGCTGTCTGTGTCAGTAAGCCCGGTCTTGCCTTGACCTGGGGACAGGTGACGCAGTCCGTTGAAGAATTGCTCGGCATGCTGGGCGAGTTGCAGGCAAATCCCCGGCTTGTCGCCGAACGTTTCCAATGGCTCAAGGTGTCGCCCGGGACATTGTTGACCGGATACTATGAGCCGTGGCTGGAAGCGTCCCTCTCGCCTGATGAAGGGTTCAAGTATCCGTTGTACGAAAAACCCGACGATTTGAAGCAGGTAAACCTTGGCGCCTTTCATCCTCGCTGGAAAGGGCAGACCCTGGTGTATAAGGAAGGGAAGGACGGTATTGAACCGTATTATGACCGACGGGCTATTGACGGCAGCAGAGTGCTGGAAGGAAAGGGCAAGGAAATCGCCTGGGCAAAGGATCCGGTAGATGTGTTCTTTTTGCAGATTCAGGGGTCAGGCCGGTTGGACCTGCAGGACGGCACTTATAAACATATATTATATGCCGGCAAGAACGGCCATCGCTATGTCTCCTTGGGCAAGTTGCTCATCGAGCGGGGCTATATACCTAAAGAAGAGATGTCCATGCAGCGGATTCGCACCTTCCTTGAGGCGAATCCGGATATTGCGCGGGAACTGCTTTTCGAAAACCCCAGTTATGTCTTCTTCAAGTTGGCCGATGACGGTCCGTATGGTTCCATCGGTTCAATTCTCATTCCCCGCGTCAGTGTTGCCGTGGACAGGAGCATGATTCCGCTTGGCAGTGTGTCAGTGCTCAAGACGGCTCTCATGAATTATGAAACGGGTGAAACAGACCCGTTCCTGTCTCTTGTTCTGGCACAGGACACGGGGGGAGCCATACAGGGAACGCGGATGGATTTGTTTTGCGGAACAGGCGTCCAGGCGGAGACTTTGGCCGGTCATCTTCAGGAAGATTCCGAAGTTTTCATGCTCGTGAGTAAAAAAGCACTTGAGACGACCGTGTCTCAGTTGAAGTAG
- a CDS encoding ABC transporter ATP-binding protein — MARQVTLHKFSNWYLLKRSIGYFSNYKTRVVLAILAMLSYAPIPPALAWLSKYIMDDVLIAKDTWMLKLCIAGFATLIMLKCLLLLSQVYVLNATGILVLRDLRHDLFKKIIRLPMPYFADSEVGMLMSRIISDVMAVRVCLPSSIMFVRQVFTLFLLIGSAIYLDPYLAFWSLLVMPAAIYPFVYFGQKIRKYGRKMQAEISGINVVLEEDFSGIKVIKAFANEVLEDLRFNKENNSYTRLLIRRTLYSEGSSRVMDVIAAVAGGTVMWVGGNRVIDGSMSPGDLTAFFLCLLQLYDPIKKLNAANQQIQSGLAGAERVFDILDSPNINVEEEGTTEFDGKLNELTFNDIHFTYPNCTAPALDGVSLSIKTGQRVAIVGPSGSGKTTLVNLIPRFYDIDGGSIQINGTDLKDYTLDSLRLNLGIVSQDTFLFNVSIADNIAYSHDEYDMNAVMRAAEAAYAHKFIVDMPEGYDTVVGEGGVKISGGQKQRLTIARAIMKNPTLLILDEATSALDTESERVVQKALDNLMVGRTSIVIAHRLSTILSADLIVVMEKGKIIAKGKHEELLDSCPSYERLYQMQFDNLCAPEIHG, encoded by the coding sequence TTGGCTCGCCAAGTTACACTGCATAAATTCAGCAACTGGTATCTGTTAAAACGGAGCATCGGGTATTTTTCCAATTATAAGACACGAGTTGTACTGGCTATTCTAGCCATGCTCTCGTATGCCCCGATTCCGCCGGCTCTGGCATGGTTGAGCAAGTATATCATGGACGACGTCCTCATTGCCAAGGACACCTGGATGCTCAAACTGTGCATTGCAGGATTTGCCACACTCATAATGCTCAAATGCCTGCTGCTGCTGTCGCAAGTTTATGTACTCAATGCCACAGGCATACTTGTCCTGAGAGATCTACGTCATGACCTCTTCAAAAAGATCATCAGGCTGCCCATGCCGTATTTTGCCGACAGTGAAGTCGGCATGCTCATGAGTCGTATCATTTCCGATGTCATGGCCGTTCGCGTCTGCCTCCCAAGTTCAATCATGTTTGTCCGGCAGGTGTTCACCTTGTTCCTTTTGATCGGATCGGCGATCTATCTTGATCCCTATCTGGCTTTTTGGAGCCTGCTTGTCATGCCCGCAGCCATTTATCCTTTTGTCTACTTCGGACAAAAAATCAGGAAATATGGCCGAAAGATGCAGGCCGAAATTTCCGGAATCAACGTTGTATTGGAAGAAGATTTCTCCGGCATCAAAGTCATCAAGGCCTTTGCCAACGAAGTATTGGAAGACTTGCGCTTCAACAAGGAAAACAACAGCTACACACGTCTCCTCATACGAAGGACACTGTATAGTGAAGGTTCTTCACGGGTTATGGATGTCATTGCCGCCGTCGCTGGCGGAACAGTCATGTGGGTCGGCGGTAACCGCGTCATTGACGGAAGCATGTCTCCCGGCGATCTCACGGCTTTCTTCCTGTGTCTGCTCCAACTGTATGATCCGATTAAAAAACTCAACGCCGCCAACCAGCAGATTCAAAGCGGGCTGGCCGGAGCAGAGCGAGTCTTTGACATTCTCGACTCTCCCAACATCAATGTTGAAGAAGAAGGGACGACCGAGTTTGATGGTAAACTGAACGAACTGACATTCAATGATATTCACTTTACCTACCCCAACTGCACAGCCCCGGCCTTGGACGGCGTCTCTCTTTCCATCAAAACGGGCCAGCGAGTAGCTATTGTCGGCCCCAGTGGGTCCGGTAAAACAACATTGGTCAACCTCATTCCCCGGTTCTATGACATTGACGGTGGTTCCATCCAAATCAATGGGACTGACCTGAAGGACTACACCCTGGACAGCCTCCGTTTGAACCTCGGAATCGTCTCGCAGGACACCTTCCTCTTCAATGTCTCCATCGCCGACAACATTGCCTATTCACATGATGAGTACGACATGAATGCGGTCATGCGTGCTGCCGAAGCAGCCTATGCCCACAAGTTTATAGTCGATATGCCAGAAGGCTACGACACCGTCGTGGGAGAAGGCGGGGTCAAGATCTCGGGTGGCCAGAAGCAACGCCTGACCATTGCTCGCGCCATCATGAAGAACCCTACCCTGCTGATTCTGGACGAGGCCACCAGCGCGCTTGACACCGAGTCCGAACGGGTGGTGCAGAAGGCGCTCGACAATCTCATGGTAGGCCGTACCTCCATTGTCATCGCCCACCGTCTCTCGACAATCCTGTCGGCCGACCTTATCGTGGTCATGGAAAAAGGGAAAATAATTGCCAAGGGCAAGCACGAAGAGCTACTTGATTCATGTCCTTCCTACGAACGGTTGTACCAAATGCAGTTCGACAATCTCTGCGCGCCAGAAATACATGGATAA
- a CDS encoding type II toxin-antitoxin system HicB family antitoxin, translating into MQYVALFVQEKHGYMVEFPDFPACVTFGVDLDEAVDMAHEALAMFVEEMVAEGQELPTPKVKKSLLAMPENQGKKAINIKLKGDGTDFEEFEVVMHAHLLERIEKYCRDQGASPADFLAAAARDAIRTDIFQN; encoded by the coding sequence ATGCAGTACGTTGCTTTGTTCGTTCAGGAAAAGCACGGATATATGGTCGAATTTCCGGATTTTCCGGCGTGTGTCACCTTTGGTGTCGATCTGGATGAGGCTGTAGATATGGCGCACGAAGCGTTGGCGATGTTCGTCGAGGAAATGGTGGCAGAAGGGCAGGAATTGCCGACTCCGAAAGTCAAGAAAAGCCTGCTGGCGATGCCGGAGAATCAAGGCAAAAAAGCCATTAATATCAAATTGAAAGGTGATGGAACAGACTTCGAGGAGTTCGAGGTTGTCATGCACGCTCATCTCCTTGAACGAATAGAGAAATATTGCCGTGATCAAGGGGCTTCTCCAGCCGATTTTCTGGCCGCCGCCGCCCGCGATGCCATCCGGACCGACATCTTCCAAAATTGA
- a CDS encoding glutamate synthase-related protein: MLSERPISPSTLSRKDLPWQIKWDINACTKCGRCTSVCPVNAIELGVFRKREIKTSMGLSAKPVNEFSTYYGITQRTDPAYACIGCSMCNMVCPNNAIEPQRQSDSTTLQFQNNRGGQSRTRGGRRNSSESLLDQLKFIRISMLTDPALDAGRHEFEMRTLLGRVLSPENEIKCFQENGWKPPVREIYPLVIGGMSFGALSPNMWEGLQMGVAYLNEEMNMPVRICTGEGGCPPRLLRSRFLKYVILQIASGYFGWDEIIHAIPEMKEDPCAIEIKYGQGAKPGDGGLLMWYKVNKLIAAIRGVPKGVSLPSPPTHQTQYSIEESVAKMIQSMSMAWGFRVPVYPKISASSTSLAVLNNLVRNPYAAGLAIDGEDGGTGAAYNVSMNHMGHPIASNLRDCYKALCVAGAQNEIPLVAGGGIGKNGNLAANAAALMMLGASMVQIGKYVMQAGAGCLGSEKDRCNVCNIGVCPKGITSQDPRVYRRLDPEKVAERVVDFYLSFDTELRKVFAPLGRSTSLPIGMSDGLGISDKDAADRLDIKYVI, from the coding sequence ATGCTCTCAGAAAGACCCATTAGCCCTTCAACGTTAAGCCGCAAGGATCTGCCCTGGCAGATCAAGTGGGATATAAATGCCTGCACCAAGTGTGGGCGATGTACTTCGGTATGTCCGGTAAATGCCATTGAACTCGGCGTCTTCCGCAAGCGCGAAATCAAGACGTCCATGGGACTCAGTGCGAAACCGGTCAACGAGTTTTCCACGTATTACGGTATCACTCAGCGTACAGACCCTGCGTATGCCTGTATCGGCTGCTCCATGTGCAACATGGTGTGTCCGAACAATGCCATCGAACCGCAGCGTCAGTCCGATTCCACGACGTTGCAGTTCCAGAACAACCGTGGTGGCCAGTCCCGCACTCGCGGTGGTCGACGGAACAGCAGCGAATCCTTGTTGGATCAGCTCAAGTTTATTCGTATTTCCATGCTCACCGACCCTGCACTGGATGCCGGTCGTCACGAGTTTGAGATGCGGACCCTGCTCGGTCGTGTGCTTTCTCCGGAAAATGAAATCAAATGTTTTCAGGAGAACGGCTGGAAACCGCCGGTTCGGGAGATTTATCCTCTGGTTATCGGCGGTATGTCCTTTGGCGCACTTTCTCCGAATATGTGGGAAGGACTCCAGATGGGGGTTGCATATCTCAATGAAGAGATGAATATGCCGGTGCGTATCTGTACGGGTGAGGGCGGTTGTCCTCCGCGTCTGTTGCGTTCCCGTTTCCTTAAATATGTCATTTTGCAGATTGCTTCGGGTTATTTCGGTTGGGATGAAATCATCCACGCCATTCCTGAAATGAAGGAAGATCCCTGCGCCATCGAGATTAAATACGGTCAGGGCGCCAAGCCCGGCGATGGCGGTCTGCTCATGTGGTACAAGGTCAATAAGCTTATTGCGGCCATTCGCGGTGTACCAAAAGGCGTGAGCCTGCCTAGTCCTCCTACACACCAGACACAGTATTCCATTGAAGAATCCGTGGCCAAGATGATCCAGTCCATGTCCATGGCCTGGGGATTCCGTGTGCCGGTCTATCCGAAGATCTCTGCATCTTCAACATCTCTGGCGGTGCTCAACAATCTGGTTCGCAATCCCTATGCAGCCGGTCTTGCCATTGACGGTGAGGACGGTGGTACTGGTGCTGCATATAATGTGTCCATGAATCACATGGGTCATCCCATAGCCTCCAATCTACGCGATTGTTACAAGGCTCTCTGTGTTGCTGGTGCGCAGAATGAGATTCCGCTTGTTGCAGGCGGTGGTATCGGCAAGAACGGCAACCTGGCTGCCAACGCCGCTGCGCTTATGATGCTCGGAGCGAGCATGGTGCAGATAGGCAAGTATGTCATGCAGGCCGGTGCCGGTTGTCTGGGCAGTGAAAAGGATCGTTGCAACGTCTGCAATATTGGCGTCTGCCCCAAGGGCATTACTTCTCAGGACCCCAGAGTGTATCGCCGTCTCGACCCGGAAAAGGTTGCCGAGCGTGTGGTGGACTTCTACCTGAGCTTCGACACGGAATTGAGGAAGGTGTTCGCACCGCTGGGACGTTCCACGTCTCTCCCCATTGGTATGTCTGACGGTCTCGGTATCAGCGACAAGGACGCTGCCGATCGCCTCGACATCAAGTACGTGATTTAA
- a CDS encoding FAD-dependent oxidoreductase gives MAKRVQRIDGHDDGVRIESRILEERIQRAVREGVRKIEVDAMGQHGIGGRLWISKEEPIHVTITGSPGQRIGSKGFPGTTIEVMGSISDDVGWLNAGAEIIVHGNASNGACNAMAQGKVFVAGNTGSRCMTMTKTNPRFDPPELWVLGSVGDYFAEFMAGGTAVVCGHEAQNPKNVLGYRPCVGMVGGRIFVRGPIDGFSQADSTLEPIDDETWAWLTENLESYLKKIKRVRLLKRLTKREEWQLIRAKTPFEKKGKVRRSITDFRANVWDAELGRGGMIGDLTDLDRSPIPLVVHGDLRRKVPVWENRKYMAPCQSSCPTGIPVQKRWQLVRDGLVDEAVDLALAYTPFPATVCGYLCPNLCMEGCTRSTQQGMAAVDITKLGREGYKSAAPELPELSGKRVAVIGGGPGGISIAWQIRMKGHEAVVYDMAETLGGKIASAIPNTRVPKEVVKAEIDRAAKVLPHVHLQQELKTKEFEELRDEYDYVVLAIGAQKPRMIPVPGHERIIPALTFLKGAKKGELKSGKKVVIIGAGNVGCDVATVAASVGAEDITLIDIQEPASFGKERKEAEAVGARFKWPCFTKEVTEDGVMLQSGELLEADTVIMSIGDQPDIDFLPDTIALDRGHVVVNDDYQTTDSRVFAIGDIVRPGLLTHAIGHGRRAAEVIDDLFNNRRPQTDTCDMIDYTRMTLEYFDPRVIEFSDMNQCGAECSSCGSCRDCYICDTVCPQSAISRNELPDGGYERVVDPDKCIACGFCANSCPCGIWDMKNPAPME, from the coding sequence ATGGCAAAGAGAGTACAACGCATAGACGGTCACGACGACGGTGTGCGCATTGAATCGCGTATCCTCGAAGAGCGGATTCAACGTGCTGTTCGGGAAGGTGTTCGCAAAATAGAAGTGGACGCCATGGGGCAGCATGGTATCGGTGGCAGATTGTGGATTTCCAAAGAGGAACCCATCCATGTCACCATCACCGGATCGCCGGGACAGCGTATCGGTTCCAAGGGATTTCCCGGAACGACAATTGAAGTTATGGGCAGCATCTCTGACGATGTCGGCTGGTTGAATGCCGGCGCAGAGATCATCGTTCATGGCAACGCCTCCAACGGTGCCTGTAACGCCATGGCGCAGGGCAAGGTCTTTGTCGCGGGCAACACAGGTTCCCGCTGTATGACCATGACCAAGACCAACCCCCGTTTTGATCCGCCTGAACTTTGGGTGCTCGGATCGGTGGGTGACTATTTCGCCGAGTTCATGGCGGGTGGTACTGCCGTGGTCTGTGGACACGAAGCCCAGAACCCGAAGAACGTTCTTGGCTACCGCCCCTGTGTGGGTATGGTTGGCGGACGCATCTTTGTGCGCGGTCCTATCGACGGTTTTTCCCAGGCCGACTCCACGTTGGAGCCGATCGATGATGAAACCTGGGCATGGCTGACCGAGAATCTTGAAAGTTATCTTAAGAAAATCAAACGAGTTCGCCTTCTCAAACGTCTTACGAAGCGTGAGGAGTGGCAGCTCATTCGGGCCAAGACCCCCTTTGAAAAGAAGGGCAAGGTCCGCCGTTCCATTACTGATTTCCGGGCGAATGTCTGGGATGCGGAGTTGGGACGTGGCGGTATGATCGGTGATTTGACCGATCTTGACCGTTCCCCCATTCCCCTGGTGGTACACGGCGATCTGCGTCGTAAAGTGCCTGTGTGGGAAAACAGGAAATACATGGCTCCCTGTCAGTCCAGCTGTCCCACGGGTATCCCGGTGCAGAAACGCTGGCAGTTGGTCCGTGACGGTTTGGTGGACGAAGCTGTTGATCTGGCCTTGGCGTATACGCCGTTCCCGGCCACGGTCTGCGGTTACCTCTGTCCCAACCTGTGCATGGAAGGCTGTACCCGCAGCACTCAGCAGGGCATGGCCGCAGTTGATATCACCAAGCTTGGCCGTGAAGGGTACAAGTCCGCTGCTCCGGAATTGCCGGAGCTTTCGGGCAAGCGTGTAGCTGTTATCGGCGGTGGCCCTGGCGGTATCTCTATCGCATGGCAGATTCGCATGAAAGGGCACGAGGCCGTCGTTTACGACATGGCCGAAACGCTGGGCGGCAAGATCGCTTCCGCTATCCCCAACACCCGTGTTCCCAAGGAAGTCGTCAAGGCCGAGATTGATCGTGCTGCCAAGGTTCTGCCCCATGTTCATTTGCAACAGGAGCTGAAAACCAAGGAGTTCGAGGAACTCAGGGATGAATACGATTACGTTGTCCTGGCTATCGGTGCGCAAAAGCCGCGCATGATCCCGGTGCCTGGTCACGAACGTATCATTCCGGCGCTGACGTTCCTGAAGGGAGCCAAAAAGGGTGAACTGAAGTCCGGCAAAAAGGTCGTCATCATCGGTGCCGGTAACGTCGGTTGTGACGTGGCAACTGTTGCCGCCTCAGTTGGTGCCGAGGATATCACCCTCATTGATATTCAGGAGCCTGCATCCTTTGGTAAGGAGCGCAAGGAGGCCGAGGCCGTTGGTGCCCGGTTCAAGTGGCCTTGCTTTACCAAGGAAGTCACCGAGGATGGCGTCATGCTGCAAAGTGGTGAACTGCTGGAAGCTGATACGGTCATCATGTCCATCGGCGATCAACCTGATATTGATTTCCTGCCTGATACTATTGCGCTGGATCGCGGTCACGTTGTCGTCAACGATGACTATCAGACCACGGATTCCAGAGTGTTTGCCATCGGTGACATCGTTCGTCCCGGTTTGTTGACGCACGCCATTGGTCATGGTCGTCGTGCTGCTGAGGTTATTGATGACCTCTTCAATAATCGTCGTCCTCAGACCGATACCTGTGACATGATCGACTATACCCGCATGACTCTGGAGTACTTTGACCCTCGCGTCATCGAGTTCAGCGACATGAATCAGTGCGGTGCCGAGTGTTCGAGCTGCGGTTCGTGCCGGGACTGCTACATCTGCGACACTGTCTGTCCTCAGTCGGCTATCAGCCGCAACGAGCTGCCTGATGGTGGCTATGAACGTGTCGTTGATCCTGACAAATGCATAGCCTGCGGGTTCTGCGCAAACTCCTGTCCATGTGGTATCTGGGATATGAAAAATCCCGCACCCATGGAATAA
- a CDS encoding glutamate synthase: MCRLFALTSRDPVSPMLAIDALNVMKEGHDGSGVGLYLSGLGGPWEEFKDYPILSGIFTEPGLARVFEYMADKGFRSIYSAMFKPEVEPPVGTPVRGTYASIAYKIPKEWDDLPKAVVDQRLVQMRLDLRKEGEESGQIMVFSFWPDTIMIKEVGDPLAIGEYLQLGREELYARHILAQGRQNTNYAINLYACHPFFIEGVGTMTNGENTAFIPIKEYLQSRGVTGYEGYQSDSEVFTHIAHYTTKKLGLDISAYKHIITPMNDDEMADHQDREMLLNLKRSCRKLIIDGPNCIIGCLEDGSMFMAQDRKKLRPGVVGGNPEIGMYAFSSEICGLNAAIPDRDRSKDFQPMHLDTAIVGPDCREVLQCSQKDPLALQR; encoded by the coding sequence ATGTGTCGTTTATTTGCACTGACAAGCCGTGACCCAGTGTCGCCCATGCTCGCCATCGATGCCCTCAATGTGATGAAAGAGGGACACGACGGCTCTGGCGTGGGATTGTACCTGAGTGGTCTTGGTGGCCCCTGGGAAGAATTCAAGGATTATCCCATTTTGTCCGGTATCTTTACCGAACCGGGACTTGCACGAGTTTTCGAGTATATGGCGGACAAGGGTTTCCGTTCCATTTATTCTGCCATGTTCAAGCCGGAGGTCGAACCGCCGGTTGGTACGCCTGTTCGCGGGACGTATGCATCCATTGCCTACAAGATTCCAAAAGAGTGGGATGATCTGCCCAAGGCTGTGGTTGACCAACGGCTCGTTCAGATGCGCCTTGACCTGCGTAAAGAAGGCGAAGAATCCGGGCAGATAATGGTTTTTTCCTTCTGGCCTGATACCATCATGATCAAGGAAGTCGGCGATCCTCTCGCTATTGGTGAATACCTGCAACTTGGCCGTGAAGAGTTGTATGCCCGTCATATTTTGGCCCAGGGCAGGCAGAACACCAACTACGCCATCAACCTGTACGCCTGTCATCCCTTCTTTATTGAAGGTGTCGGCACCATGACCAATGGTGAAAACACGGCGTTTATTCCCATTAAGGAATATTTGCAGTCTCGCGGCGTCACCGGATACGAAGGGTATCAATCCGACTCCGAAGTTTTCACGCATATTGCCCATTATACTACGAAGAAGCTCGGCCTCGACATTTCTGCCTACAAGCACATCATCACTCCAATGAATGATGATGAGATGGCTGATCATCAGGATAGAGAGATGCTGCTGAATCTGAAACGTTCCTGCCGCAAGCTCATTATTGACGGTCCCAACTGTATCATTGGCTGTCTTGAAGACGGTTCCATGTTCATGGCTCAGGATCGCAAGAAGTTACGGCCCGGTGTGGTCGGTGGCAACCCGGAAATCGGCATGTACGCATTCTCTTCGGAGATCTGCGGACTCAACGCTGCCATTCCGGATCGTGACAGAAGTAAAGATTTTCAACCTATGCATCTCGATACGGCGATCGTCGGACCGGACTGCCGGGAGGTTCTCCAATGCTCTCAGAAAGACCCATTAGCCCTTCAACGTTAA
- a CDS encoding DUF922 domain-containing protein — MKRILVTLLTILLTATSAFADVVITVSKEYYEVDGTDIHTIVSNLKEKSPLKGTGRTYTAETRTKIEYKYRIERKDNICRVQRMTIYLHLTYFYPKLKHSVDYKTRNWWKTMFGKLENHELIHGDISTRNVHEIDEALRGLKARDCNELKAKVKAISQQHVDRMRRQQVAYDKLTDHGLRQELYTGPQPRYQ; from the coding sequence ATGAAGCGAATCCTTGTCACCCTTCTGACTATTCTTCTCACAGCCACATCGGCCTTTGCGGATGTGGTTATTACTGTGAGCAAGGAATACTATGAAGTCGACGGCACGGATATCCATACTATTGTTTCCAATCTCAAGGAAAAATCCCCCCTCAAAGGGACGGGACGGACCTATACGGCAGAAACACGGACCAAAATTGAATACAAGTATCGGATAGAAAGAAAAGACAACATATGCAGGGTCCAAAGAATGACCATCTATCTGCATCTGACCTATTTTTATCCCAAGCTGAAACACAGCGTGGATTATAAAACACGAAACTGGTGGAAAACCATGTTCGGCAAATTGGAGAACCATGAACTGATTCATGGCGATATCTCCACGCGAAATGTGCATGAAATCGATGAGGCATTACGCGGGCTCAAGGCCAGGGATTGCAACGAACTCAAAGCCAAGGTGAAGGCCATATCCCAGCAGCATGTTGATAGGATGCGAAGACAACAGGTTGCCTACGACAAACTGACAGATCATGGCCTCAGGCAGGAATTGTACACAGGCCCACAACCAAGATATCAATAA